In Burkholderia sp. GAS332, one DNA window encodes the following:
- a CDS encoding malate synthase has translation MANPLSSQSLLPLPQGMEITAEIKPGYEAILTREALELVAALHRTFEPRRQQLLQARVERTKRLDAGERPDFLAETKSVREGDWKIAPLPQDLQCRRVEITGPVERKMIINALNSGADSYMTDFEDSNAPSWDNQITGHINLKDAVRRTISLEQNGKSYTLNDKIATLIVRPRGWHLDEKHVTVDGTRVSGGIFDFALFMVHNAKEQVARGTAPYFYLPKMESHLEARLWNDIFLAAQEAVGVPRGTIRATVLIETIVAAFEMDEILYELREHSSGLNAGRWDYIFSAIKKFKNDRDFCLADRSQITMTSPFMRAYALLLLKTCHRRNAPAIGGMSALIPIKNDPAANDKAMGGVRSDKARDAGDGYDGGWVAHPGLVPIAMEEFVKVLGDKPNQIGKQRDDVLVTAADLMDFRPEASITEAGLRNNINVGIHYLGSWLEGNGCVPIHNLMEDAATAEISRSQVWQWLRSPKGKLEDGRKVTPELVRELSAEELDKVKQAVGGDTKPYDRAAQIFEDMSTSEQFTDFLTLPLYEEI, from the coding sequence ATGGCCAATCCGCTGTCATCGCAATCATTGTTGCCGCTGCCGCAAGGCATGGAAATCACGGCTGAGATCAAGCCGGGCTATGAAGCGATCCTCACCCGCGAAGCGCTTGAGCTCGTCGCCGCGCTGCATCGCACGTTCGAACCGCGCCGTCAGCAGCTCTTGCAGGCTCGCGTGGAGCGCACGAAGCGGCTCGACGCCGGCGAGCGTCCCGACTTCCTCGCTGAAACGAAAAGCGTGCGTGAAGGCGACTGGAAGATCGCGCCGCTGCCGCAGGATCTGCAATGCCGCCGCGTGGAAATCACCGGCCCGGTCGAGCGCAAGATGATCATCAACGCACTGAATTCGGGCGCGGATTCGTACATGACCGACTTCGAAGATTCGAATGCGCCGAGCTGGGACAACCAGATTACCGGCCACATCAATCTGAAGGATGCGGTGCGCCGCACGATTTCGCTCGAACAGAACGGCAAGTCGTACACACTGAACGACAAGATCGCCACGCTGATCGTGCGTCCGCGCGGCTGGCATCTGGACGAAAAGCATGTGACGGTGGACGGCACGCGCGTCTCCGGCGGCATCTTCGATTTCGCGCTCTTCATGGTTCACAACGCGAAAGAACAGGTCGCGCGCGGCACGGCGCCCTACTTCTATCTGCCGAAGATGGAGAGCCATCTGGAAGCGCGCCTGTGGAACGACATCTTCCTCGCGGCGCAGGAAGCCGTCGGTGTGCCGCGCGGCACGATTCGCGCGACCGTGCTGATCGAAACGATCGTCGCCGCGTTCGAAATGGACGAGATCCTGTACGAACTGCGCGAGCACAGTTCAGGTCTGAACGCCGGCCGTTGGGACTACATCTTTTCGGCCATCAAGAAGTTCAAGAACGACCGCGACTTCTGCCTCGCCGACCGCTCGCAGATCACGATGACCTCGCCGTTCATGCGTGCTTACGCGCTGCTGTTGCTGAAGACCTGCCATCGCCGCAACGCACCGGCAATCGGCGGCATGAGCGCGCTGATCCCGATCAAGAACGATCCGGCGGCGAACGACAAGGCAATGGGCGGTGTGCGCTCCGATAAGGCGCGCGATGCGGGCGACGGTTACGACGGTGGCTGGGTCGCGCATCCGGGCCTCGTGCCGATCGCGATGGAAGAATTCGTCAAGGTGCTCGGCGACAAGCCGAACCAGATCGGCAAGCAGCGCGACGACGTGCTCGTCACAGCAGCCGACCTGATGGATTTCCGCCCGGAAGCGTCGATCACCGAAGCGGGCTTGCGCAACAACATCAACGTCGGCATTCACTACCTGGGCTCGTGGCTCGAGGGCAACGGCTGCGTGCCGATTCACAACCTGATGGAAGACGCCGCCACCGCGGAGATCTCGCGCTCGCAAGTGTGGCAATGGCTGCGTTCGCCGAAGGGCAAGCTCGAAGACGGCCGCAAAGTCACGCCCGAGCTGGTGCGCGAGTTGTCGGCAGAAGAGCTCGACAAGGTGAAGCAGGCAGTCGGCGGCGATACGAAGCCGTACGATCGCGCCGCACAAATCTTCGAAGACATG